In Magallana gigas chromosome 1, xbMagGiga1.1, whole genome shotgun sequence, the sequence TGGTCTCATTTTGCGTGTATATGACGTTAATTCCTTCTTTTTTCAGATATGTCTTTACCCAACGATTTTTGAATTCGCTACCTTTGTCTGTTCTAAGAGTGTGTGGTTTTCGTTCAGtttgaaaaactgattttagacCATCGATAATGTTTTGatgatgtttatttcttaaggggattatatataaatatcgaCTAAATATATCAATTAACACCAATAAGAATTTGTAGCCGTCATTGTGGGACGAGATATTACTGACGTCAGCTAAGTCACCATCCCACATTGAGTCGATTGTGTTCACTATCACTTTAGAGCGCGGGAATGTCTTACGAATTGGCTTATAAAGACTATAAGGGTCTTCgttgtttaaaaattgtctaATTCTCCGCCTGCCAATCTTGTATTTACCTTCTTGTTTAACGGCTTGATACAACTTTTCGGGACCTGCAAATGCTCCCGGTTTACCGGGAGTGTAGTAGAGTTCCTTTAAGTAATCCGTGTAGTTTGACATACTGAGATACACTAATAATCTAAGTTCTCTATTCACATCTTTTATATTCAAgtaacaaacaataaaacagacaacttgttcatttttttaattttctgtaagaatgaaaaaatacatgaattgatatatacaattattctttcattaattattttggaTTCAGTATGCATGACCATAATGTCAATCAAGATCACTCTCAATTGATTCGGTGTCCTGTAAATCACCCACATTGCATTCCATGGACCTATTGTCTTGGTCATCGTAACCGAACGGGGTACATTCAGTACAGTTTTAACATCCCAATCTGATTCTGATGAGAATCGCTAAACATGCAGAGTTCGGTATCTTGTAGTTCTGGAACACATTCATGTATCTCGTTGAGAGCATCTCTAAGTCTGGCTAATTTGTTTCTGTTCAATGTGACTCCTTTCTTTGTCGGTATGGGTTCTGGGGCATCGTCGGGCTTCCAAAAGTGCCTTATATCCACTGTAGGGTAACCTGATGACAACGAAACAAACACGCCACCGCCAATATGCCACTGTACTTCTCCATCCTCTCTTCCAACGTTGTCTATGAAGTCTTGGATATCTGGTAAAAGGGATTCAAATTTTAACCAACGAGCCAATGTAAAGGTAACTCCTTTCTTGGTGGCAATGAGACGACCGTGAGATTCTGCGAGATGACGGATGTGAACATAAAGCGTTCCCTTGAAAGACATGACGGTGAGAAACAGGTCATTCAAGTCGTCCAGACCTATCCTACATCTTGGCTCCTGAGACTGTTGGTGTGTAGCTTTCTTTGATTCGTTTCTGGAATCCCGTATTTCTTTGGTAGGGATGACCAACGATCTTGCCATGGCTAATTTTTTTTCGTATTCAGACTTCGTTTCATCGTCATTGTTCATTAGGAGTCTCGATAAATCAGCTTGATTGGCTTTCATTAATGCCACTCTGAGACCCATAAAAGCCCTCGATCCTCGGCGTAAAATGATACAAATCAGTTTTCTGTTTTGGTCATAACTGGTTTTCTCGGCTTCTATCTGTTGTCTCATTTCATCTGTTATTATGTTTGATGCGTACAGATGTTCTGCTACTCGAATCGCCATCATCTTCTTCACCAATGTGGAGTAGTTTGCTTTAATAAGGTTTTGATGTTTATTCTCCATATCTGTTCGCAGCAGCAAGAATCTCgcaagaaagaaaataaacttgTATCCTCTCTGAGACTTGCTCAGGACTGGTGAATATCTTTCAAATCGATAAAGTTTATATACGATTTAATCACGTGGGTCTATGACTGTATACTCCCACTTGACTGTGTACTGCCCCAATGACTGTGTACTGCCCTCTCGATTGTGAGGCATTGGTGTAGGTGGGGTTCTGGGTTTCACTGTTAAGTGCacatgttttcaatttttgaagaAGCATGGGTAATAAGACATCCTCTGTTTGTTGAATTCTTCTCTTAAAATGAGCTCTATCTATGGCATGTTGCATCCAAATCCCTCTCCTTTCTTCGTAAGGTATCACAATTATTTGTACATGGTCATTAAATTTAAGGCAGCCGCTCCCTTTTTGCATCTCTATTATGTTTTGAACTGTGGAGAGTATTTTTTAGGCATAACACGGCGTTTCAATATGTATTCTTCAGATCCCCAACTGTCTGCTATGGAATAcccctttttcattttttctttaaaatcagctATGCAATCCTCCTTTTTGTCAAACCATTGACTTTCTAGTAATGTCCATTTTCTCTCGTTTCTTCTTAAAGCGTTCCAGGctaaaattttccatttgtattgcttttcctgagtttccattttttataacaaCACGAGTAAAATGTATGcggtatttattgatattttctgTGACGTCGGTGACTGTGTACTCACCCTTGACTGTGTACTCACCCCTTGACTATGACCTCAATTACATTGTGGGTGTAACTGTTACCCACCCACATTGACTGTGTACTCACCCCTTGACTGTGACCTCAATTATGACCTATGTGGGTGGGGTCTGGAAAACCCCATGACGTCATCGTGACTGTATACTGACTGTGTACTGTCCCCCTTACTACTAATATTATTAATACTCATAAAATTGAATTCTATTTTTCAGCTTGCTGAGCATGCCTAGATTAGAAAAAAGTAGTGTTGCAGGCATGGAAAATGAAACATATAACTGTAGTATGTGCCCATTTTACAGCAATAACAGGCAAAAGCTATTTAAACACCTAATCAAAAGACATAAGAATGCACCAAATTTCATAGTGCATTGCAGTGCAGTTGGCTGTGGagcttcctttaaaaaataggCACATATTATGTCCATTGTCATAGAAAACATAGCCAAATTGGGAGTAATTCAGTTGACAATGAAGATGATGAAACTGACAATCCCGAAACAGAAGACTTTCTTAATGATTAAACTACAACTTCTCataataattttgaaagaaaactcTCAGAAGCTCAGTatcttttaaaactaaaatcacAGCACAATTTGACCCAGATATCCATCAGTGAAATCATAGATGCAACTAAAGGACTAATAGCAGACAGattacaaattgttaaaaaaaataatattttgaattttaaaaaaacattctaTTTTTGAAACTGTCATAGTGACTCTGAATAGGGAATAGTAGAGATGGCATCTGAAATTACTGTCA encodes:
- the LOC136275548 gene encoding uncharacterized protein, translated to MENKHQNLIKANYSTLVKKMMAIRVAEHLYASNIITDEMRQQIEAEKTSYDQNRKLICIILRRGSRAFMGLRVALMKANQADLSRLLMNNDDETKSEYEKKLAMARSLVIPTKEIRDSRNESKKATHQQSQEPRCRIGLDDLNDLFLTVMSFKGTLYVHIRHLAESHGRLIATKKGVTFTLARWLKFESLLPDIQDFIDNVGREDGEVQWHIGGGVFVSLSSGYPTVDIRHFWKPDDAPEPIPTKKGVTLNRNKLARLRDALNEIHECVPELQDTELCMFSDSHQNQIGMLKLY